The following proteins are co-located in the Candidatus Bathyarchaeia archaeon genome:
- the argF gene encoding ornithine carbamoyltransferase yields MLKGSDFLTLLSVSSEDIWKIIELAVKFKKGLVKGAHRPLKDKTLALIFQKSSTRTRVSLEVAIQRLGGSSLYLNWSDLQLGRGEPVSDTAKVLDRYVDGIVARVYSQSDLNEMAECADVPVINALSDLCHPMQTLADLQTMLEKLGRLEGLKVAYVGDGNNVCNSLMLGCVKMGVNVSVATPKGFEPDMEHYNASMREAALRGLKLEVVNDPCQAVREADVVYTDVIASMGQEGERSERAKVFLPKYRVTVELMEKAAPHAIFMHPLPCHRGEEVEAEVIDGWKSAVWDQAENRLHTAQALLSLIYQT; encoded by the coding sequence ATGCTTAAGGGATCCGACTTCCTAACACTGCTAAGCGTCTCATCGGAAGACATTTGGAAGATCATCGAGTTGGCGGTTAAGTTTAAGAAAGGTTTGGTTAAAGGAGCGCATCGCCCCTTGAAGGATAAAACCTTGGCGTTGATATTCCAGAAATCTTCCACTAGGACGAGGGTTTCGCTTGAGGTGGCGATTCAGAGGCTGGGGGGCTCATCTCTCTACCTTAACTGGAGTGACCTGCAGTTAGGCCGGGGAGAGCCCGTTTCTGATACCGCTAAGGTTTTGGATCGATACGTTGACGGTATAGTGGCCCGAGTATACTCTCAATCAGACCTGAATGAAATGGCGGAGTGCGCTGATGTTCCTGTGATAAACGCCCTCTCAGATCTATGCCACCCGATGCAAACCCTAGCCGACCTGCAAACCATGTTGGAGAAGCTTGGCAGACTCGAGGGGTTAAAGGTCGCCTACGTGGGGGATGGAAACAACGTATGCAACTCCCTGATGTTGGGGTGCGTGAAAATGGGTGTTAACGTTTCAGTGGCCACTCCGAAGGGCTTTGAGCCGGATATGGAGCATTATAACGCCTCTATGAGGGAGGCTGCGCTTAGAGGCCTCAAATTGGAGGTTGTAAACGACCCATGCCAAGCTGTCAGAGAAGCAGACGTGGTGTACACCGACGTGATAGCCAGTATGGGTCAAGAGGGAGAAAGAAGTGAGAGAGCGAAGGTTTTTCTTCCAAAATATCGCGTTACAGTCGAGCTTATGGAGAAGGCCGCCCCACACGCCATCTTCATGCACCCCCTTCCATGCCATAGGGGGGAGGAAGTGGAGGCTGAAGTCATCGACGGATGGAAATCCGCGGTATGGGACCAAGCTGAAAACCGGCTACACACCGCCCAAGCCCTGCTCTCCCTCATCTATCAAACTTGA
- a CDS encoding 16S rRNA methyltransferase: MILVIAEAALELVPENISKHPAILSHAQRRGKDPSKMLLDRSYHHAAMKKLGSAWKRGRPDITHITLLEVLGTPLYMRGRLKVYVHTVRDEVIKLYPGVRLPRNYERFLGLFEQLLQLGEVPPGKSPLLKVEKGGLQRLVRDVKPSKVIALTTLGKPKPLKKLCEESTHISEPMFLIGGFPRGHFEEETLQTVDESYRVYKEHLETWVIASRLIYAYEMAEGLSY; this comes from the coding sequence ATGATACTCGTCATAGCCGAAGCGGCGTTGGAGCTTGTTCCGGAGAACATTTCTAAGCATCCAGCTATTTTAAGCCATGCCCAGAGGAGGGGAAAGGATCCGTCAAAGATGCTTTTAGACCGGTCCTATCACCACGCAGCCATGAAAAAACTAGGGTCAGCTTGGAAAAGAGGCAGACCCGACATAACCCACATCACTCTACTGGAGGTGCTCGGCACCCCACTATACATGAGGGGAAGGTTAAAGGTTTACGTTCACACCGTAAGGGATGAGGTTATAAAGCTTTATCCAGGGGTTAGGTTACCCAGGAACTACGAAAGATTTCTGGGATTATTCGAGCAACTCCTACAATTAGGCGAGGTCCCACCGGGCAAATCGCCCCTTTTGAAGGTTGAAAAGGGAGGACTGCAACGTCTAGTCAGAGATGTTAAGCCATCTAAGGTGATCGCTTTGACAACGCTGGGTAAACCAAAGCCTCTCAAAAAGCTGTGCGAAGAGTCAACTCACATATCTGAGCCCATGTTCTTAATAGGAGGGTTCCCCAGAGGACATTTCGAGGAGGAAACGCTTCAAACAGTTGATGAATCATACAGGGTTTATAAGGAGCACCTTGAAACATGGGTTATCGCCTCAAGGCTGATATACGCCTATGAGATGGCTGAGGGCTTATCTTACTGA
- the rpl18a gene encoding 50S ribosomal protein L18Ae, translating into MSESVVKRFQVIGEVRKPSTRIPFKKVVSALKLSDALEQVFSDVGSRHKAKRFEIKILRADALEEYEEEKTVEEGE; encoded by the coding sequence ATGAGCGAATCCGTGGTCAAAAGGTTTCAAGTCATTGGGGAAGTGAGAAAGCCTTCAACTAGGATTCCTTTTAAGAAGGTTGTTTCAGCCTTAAAGCTTTCAGACGCTCTGGAGCAAGTGTTCTCTGATGTTGGGAGCAGGCATAAAGCGAAGAGGTTTGAAATCAAAATCCTCCGCGCTGACGCGTTAGAAGAGTATGAAGAGGAAAAAACCGTAGAAGAGGGAGAGTGA
- a CDS encoding 50S ribosomal protein L31e: MGGEAEESAEVEAELETKEEKPSKEVKPPREEIEVVEEKLIALNARKAWITPRKKRSARVLRMLRERVKRVMKVEDVKISGEVNEMIWSKGAEKPPRKLEVRAVRDKDGNVIVFPKT, translated from the coding sequence TTGGGTGGAGAAGCGGAAGAATCGGCCGAGGTGGAAGCTGAACTCGAGACAAAAGAGGAGAAGCCTTCCAAAGAGGTGAAGCCGCCTAGAGAGGAAATAGAGGTTGTGGAAGAGAAGCTCATCGCCTTAAACGCCCGAAAAGCGTGGATTACCCCTAGAAAGAAGAGGTCGGCGAGGGTCCTCAGAATGTTGAGGGAACGGGTGAAGAGGGTGATGAAGGTGGAGGACGTGAAGATCAGCGGCGAGGTGAACGAGATGATATGGTCAAAGGGAGCTGAGAAGCCTCCGAGGAAGCTGGAGGTAAGGGCCGTCAGGGACAAGGATGGAAACGTAATAGTTTTTCCGAAAACTTAG
- a CDS encoding ribonuclease P: MDNKMRRSYIKDIARERMEILLGLARKLIVKDPELSRRYVKLAWRIGMKSNVRMRREEKLYLCRKCYTLLVPGVNCRVRVRAEAGTKTVITCLECGSMRRYPALKEKSVKSSS; encoded by the coding sequence TTGGACAATAAAATGAGGAGATCTTACATAAAGGATATCGCTCGTGAAAGGATGGAGATTCTTTTAGGGTTAGCTAGAAAATTGATAGTGAAGGATCCGGAGTTATCGAGGAGGTATGTGAAGCTGGCGTGGAGGATTGGGATGAAAAGCAACGTCAGGATGCGTAGAGAAGAGAAGCTTTACCTGTGCAGAAAATGCTATACGCTTCTAGTACCGGGGGTTAACTGTAGAGTTAGGGTGAGGGCCGAGGCTGGAACCAAAACAGTTATCACGTGTTTGGAGTGCGGTTCGATGAGAAGGTATCCAGCCTTGAAGGAAAAGTCCGTTAAGTCATCCTCATAG
- the pfdA gene encoding prefoldin subunit alpha, which yields MSEEEVRSLIVEHRILEGSIRATQSRIDLINAALNDLYVANATLEGLRECENGVETLIPIGGGSFVKANLSTVQRVVMGVGAGVCVEKSVEESIMDLKTRQAELERARASLQEALGKALEELEKRQRRISELLQSRRGAQNVA from the coding sequence ATGTCTGAAGAGGAGGTTAGAAGTCTCATCGTGGAGCATAGGATCCTGGAAGGATCGATCAGGGCCACTCAATCGAGAATCGATTTAATCAACGCGGCTTTAAACGACCTCTATGTGGCGAACGCGACGCTTGAAGGCCTCAGAGAATGCGAAAACGGTGTTGAAACCCTGATACCTATAGGAGGAGGATCATTCGTAAAGGCGAACCTTTCCACTGTGCAAAGGGTTGTTATGGGGGTTGGAGCCGGCGTATGCGTTGAGAAAAGCGTAGAGGAGTCGATAATGGATTTGAAGACCCGGCAGGCGGAGCTGGAGCGTGCGAGAGCATCCCTTCAAGAAGCCCTCGGCAAGGCGTTAGAGGAGCTGGAGAAAAGGCAGCGCAGGATTTCAGAGCTTCTGCAAAGTAGGCGCGGGGCCCAAAACGTTGCTTGA
- the rpl12p gene encoding 50S ribosomal protein P1 yields the protein MKYIYAALLLHSSGQPISDENLKKVLSAAGVEVDEARVKSLVASLSEVNIDEALKAAVAAPVAPQPMEAAKPAEAVKKEEKKEEKEKEEEALAGLGALFG from the coding sequence TTGAAATACATTTACGCAGCCCTCCTCCTGCACTCGTCAGGGCAACCGATAAGCGATGAGAACCTCAAGAAGGTGCTTTCGGCGGCCGGTGTAGAGGTGGATGAGGCGAGGGTGAAATCTCTGGTGGCGTCGCTGTCAGAGGTGAATATCGACGAGGCGTTGAAAGCGGCTGTGGCGGCGCCTGTAGCTCCTCAACCCATGGAGGCCGCTAAGCCCGCTGAAGCCGTGAAGAAAGAGGAGAAGAAGGAGGAGAAGGAGAAAGAGGAGGAGGCGTTGGCGGGGCTGGGGGCCCTATTCGGCTAG
- a CDS encoding 50S ribosomal protein L39e: MARNKPAARKRRLASAHNQKRPVPTWVIAKTMGRVRTHPKKRHWRRSKLKV; this comes from the coding sequence ATGGCGAGGAATAAGCCAGCGGCGAGGAAACGTAGGTTAGCGAGCGCACATAACCAGAAGAGGCCTGTCCCCACATGGGTGATCGCGAAGACCATGGGGAGGGTTAGGACGCATCCCAAGAAGAGGCATTGGAGGAGAAGTAAGTTAAAGGTGTAA
- a CDS encoding 50S ribosomal protein L11, whose translation MGEKKSVEALIEGGKATGGPPLGPALGPLGVNVPMIVNRINELTKDYGGMKVPVKVIVDVDTKEFEVEVGTPTTSALVVKELGVEKGSGKAGQESAGNLTMEQVVKIAKIKAATSYAKTMKACIKEVLGVCQSMGVTVEGLEAKEAAKSLEAGKFKLEVS comes from the coding sequence ATGGGAGAGAAGAAGTCGGTTGAGGCGTTGATTGAAGGCGGTAAAGCCACCGGAGGTCCACCATTAGGCCCAGCTCTCGGCCCCCTAGGCGTAAACGTGCCCATGATCGTCAACAGGATAAACGAGTTAACAAAAGACTATGGGGGGATGAAGGTACCGGTAAAGGTAATCGTGGACGTAGATACAAAGGAGTTTGAGGTTGAGGTTGGAACCCCAACGACCTCAGCCCTCGTCGTCAAGGAGCTAGGCGTGGAAAAGGGGTCCGGTAAGGCGGGACAGGAGTCGGCGGGGAACCTTACAATGGAGCAGGTGGTGAAGATCGCGAAGATTAAAGCCGCCACCAGCTACGCTAAAACCATGAAGGCGTGTATTAAAGAGGTCTTAGGGGTGTGTCAAAGCATGGGGGTGACGGTGGAGGGTTTGGAGGCTAAGGAGGCTGCCAAAAGCCTAGAAGCAGGGAAATTCAAACTAGAGGTAAGCTGA
- a CDS encoding 50S ribosomal protein L10, translated as MRGGVFQKQKAEVVEKLVELMRKYPVVAAADLSKVRSSQIHEMRRKLRGRVEMLVTKKTLTRKAAERMEEKKGLVDFLDRVKGPCILVFTDMDPFQLVMTLNKSKVKVEAKGGDMATEDIVVPAGNTGMPPGPIISEFGEAKIPTRIDGGSIWIASDTVVARKGEVISSKLASLLTRLGIKPMEAGLTLLAAYDRGLLLDRDALTIDLEAVAKTLRQAVSQAVSLSVNAAIPTKETTPLILARVFREALSLAVSSSYLTPETAPLILGKAQAQAQAIASKLKIEPA; from the coding sequence ATGCGTGGAGGCGTGTTTCAGAAACAGAAGGCTGAGGTCGTTGAGAAACTCGTTGAACTGATGAGAAAGTACCCGGTTGTAGCCGCCGCCGATCTGAGCAAGGTTAGGTCATCGCAGATCCATGAGATGAGGAGAAAACTAAGAGGGAGGGTGGAAATGCTGGTGACCAAGAAAACCCTGACCCGTAAGGCCGCGGAGAGGATGGAGGAGAAGAAGGGCTTGGTCGACTTCCTCGACCGAGTCAAAGGTCCGTGTATACTGGTTTTCACCGACATGGACCCCTTTCAACTCGTCATGACGTTGAACAAAAGTAAGGTCAAGGTTGAGGCGAAGGGCGGGGACATGGCCACCGAGGACATCGTGGTTCCAGCTGGAAACACAGGGATGCCGCCTGGACCAATCATCAGCGAATTCGGTGAAGCTAAAATCCCAACCAGAATCGATGGAGGCAGCATATGGATCGCCAGCGACACCGTGGTCGCTAGGAAAGGCGAGGTAATATCCTCTAAGCTCGCCTCCCTGCTCACTCGGTTAGGTATAAAGCCCATGGAAGCTGGGTTAACTCTGCTCGCCGCATACGACAGAGGATTACTGCTTGACAGGGACGCTCTAACGATAGACTTGGAGGCTGTCGCGAAAACGCTTAGGCAAGCCGTTTCCCAAGCCGTGAGCTTATCGGTCAACGCAGCCATCCCCACAAAGGAAACCACGCCGCTCATCCTGGCCAGGGTGTTCCGGGAAGCCTTATCCTTAGCCGTGTCGTCCTCTTACCTGACCCCTGAGACAGCTCCGCTCATACTGGGAAAAGCCCAGGCTCAGGCTCAAGCCATAGCTTCGAAGCTCAAGATTGAGCCCGCCTAG
- a CDS encoding DNA-binding protein, with protein MSEEEVSPEELEVLRRRRMMELRRTLMEEQRKAQEQQELEARKQAALKLVLTPEARARLTNIKMVKPEFAEQLELQLIQLAQTGRLKTPLTDEQLKEILKRLQVQRKDFKIRRA; from the coding sequence TTGAGTGAAGAAGAGGTGTCACCTGAGGAGCTCGAAGTCCTTCGAAGGAGGAGGATGATGGAGCTTAGGAGGACCCTGATGGAGGAGCAGAGAAAGGCTCAAGAGCAGCAGGAGCTTGAAGCTAGGAAGCAAGCCGCGCTTAAGTTGGTGTTAACCCCTGAGGCTAGGGCTCGGTTAACGAACATAAAAATGGTGAAGCCTGAGTTCGCCGAGCAGCTTGAGCTTCAATTGATACAGCTGGCTCAAACCGGAAGGCTGAAGACCCCGCTGACCGACGAGCAGTTAAAAGAGATCTTGAAAAGGCTTCAGGTTCAAAGAAAGGATTTTAAGATTAGGAGAGCTTGA
- a CDS encoding 50S ribosomal protein L1, translating to MPIQKSVLTQKIVELKKSVPKRNFKQSIELLMSLKGLDLKKPESRMEFSVEMPYPIGKPVKVCVIATGDLALKAKGSGADLVLDRGELDELAKDRKRAKKIAEEHDHFIAEASLMPLVGRVLGSVLGPRGKMPTPVPPNVAIEDLIKRYRRTVKIRVRDQPAVRCRVATEDMPEEHVAENVQAIISSVESKLEKGDKNVSRIRLKATMGRPVDVPLE from the coding sequence ATGCCGATTCAGAAAAGCGTCTTAACCCAAAAGATAGTTGAGTTAAAGAAGAGCGTTCCGAAAAGAAACTTCAAGCAGTCCATAGAGTTATTGATGAGCTTGAAGGGATTAGATTTAAAGAAACCTGAATCCAGGATGGAGTTCTCGGTCGAGATGCCCTACCCCATTGGAAAACCCGTGAAGGTATGCGTCATAGCTACAGGCGACTTGGCCCTAAAGGCTAAGGGGAGTGGGGCGGACCTCGTCTTGGACAGAGGGGAATTGGATGAGCTGGCTAAAGACAGGAAGAGGGCTAAGAAAATCGCTGAAGAACACGATCACTTCATAGCTGAAGCCTCCCTCATGCCCCTGGTGGGTAGAGTGTTGGGCTCTGTTCTAGGGCCTAGGGGAAAGATGCCTACACCCGTACCGCCGAACGTGGCCATTGAAGACTTGATAAAAAGGTATAGGCGCACTGTGAAAATTAGGGTGAGGGATCAACCGGCCGTCAGGTGCAGGGTGGCGACGGAGGATATGCCCGAAGAGCATGTCGCTGAAAACGTTCAGGCCATTATCTCCAGCGTCGAGTCGAAGCTGGAGAAGGGGGATAAAAACGTGTCTAGGATAAGGCTAAAAGCCACCATGGGGAGGCCAGTTGACGTTCCATTAGAATAG
- the ftsY gene encoding signal recognition particle-docking protein FtsY: protein MLEKLRERFKAAYEKLSKTELKGEKLEEVLEEFKIGLISSDVAFEVAGKLCEDVKQHVKEVKVPRGADRKKVVREVFHRVLNDAFKEVGSINLEKLIEERVAQRKLTTLLFLGVNGTGKTTTIAKLAYLFKKKGLIVVLACSDTFRAGSIEQLEEHANRLSVKMIKHQYGADAAAVAYDAVNYARAKGANVVMIDTAGRMQTDRNLMDEVEKISRVIKPDLKILVLDALTANDAVQQCRAFNQHVGVDGVVLTKIDADAKGGAALSVIAEIGKPIIYVGTGQGYEDIKPFKPEELISFLVP from the coding sequence TTGCTTGAAAAGCTGAGGGAACGGTTTAAAGCCGCGTACGAAAAACTTTCGAAAACTGAGCTGAAAGGAGAAAAGTTAGAGGAGGTCTTGGAGGAGTTTAAAATCGGGTTAATCAGCAGCGATGTGGCCTTCGAAGTGGCTGGGAAACTATGCGAAGACGTTAAGCAGCATGTGAAGGAAGTAAAGGTTCCAAGAGGCGCGGACAGAAAAAAGGTCGTCAGAGAAGTTTTCCATCGCGTGTTAAACGACGCCTTCAAAGAAGTGGGTTCGATAAACCTGGAGAAGCTTATAGAGGAAAGGGTAGCTCAGAGAAAGTTGACTACCCTTCTTTTTCTAGGGGTAAACGGCACGGGTAAAACGACCACAATAGCCAAATTGGCCTATCTATTCAAAAAGAAGGGGTTAATCGTGGTTTTAGCGTGCAGCGACACGTTTAGAGCCGGCTCCATAGAACAGTTGGAGGAGCATGCGAACCGATTAAGCGTCAAAATGATTAAGCACCAGTACGGAGCCGACGCCGCAGCGGTAGCATACGACGCCGTAAACTACGCTCGGGCGAAAGGGGCGAACGTGGTCATGATAGACACCGCGGGTCGAATGCAAACCGACAGGAACCTGATGGACGAAGTGGAGAAGATTTCCAGGGTTATAAAACCAGACTTGAAGATCCTCGTGTTAGACGCGTTAACCGCCAACGACGCGGTACAACAGTGTCGAGCGTTTAACCAGCATGTCGGCGTCGACGGGGTAGTGCTCACGAAAATCGACGCAGACGCTAAGGGTGGAGCCGCTTTATCAGTGATCGCGGAGATAGGTAAGCCGATCATCTACGTTGGAACAGGGCAGGGATACGAGGACATAAAGCCATTTAAACCCGAGGAGTTAATCAGCTTCCTAGTTCCATGA
- a CDS encoding preprotein translocase subunit SecE, producing MGIKEFITSSRRLMSAVTRPRKKEAWIMIRVSLIGVAAVGAIGFMVQVLFMIVGLSPK from the coding sequence ATGGGGATTAAAGAGTTTATAACCTCTTCCAGGAGGCTGATGAGCGCGGTCACAAGGCCGAGAAAAAAGGAAGCCTGGATTATGATAAGGGTTTCCCTTATAGGGGTCGCAGCCGTAGGCGCTATAGGATTCATGGTGCAAGTGCTCTTCATGATCGTCGGGTTGTCACCTAAATGA
- a CDS encoding DNA-binding protein, with protein MSEDLELEMIRRKRLLELQRRLMEKEAAKEDVEGPEPPERLLDKVFEGRAWEVWNAAEAQYPKVSAKVKKALIDLISQGKVKRISGEQLMYLFRKIGLQVRLPTKIRIVESGEVKTLEEKLKENRL; from the coding sequence TTGTCAGAGGACTTGGAGCTTGAGATGATAAGGAGAAAACGGCTGCTGGAGTTGCAGCGAAGGCTGATGGAGAAAGAGGCCGCTAAGGAAGACGTGGAGGGGCCTGAGCCTCCTGAGAGGCTTTTGGACAAGGTGTTTGAGGGAAGGGCGTGGGAGGTCTGGAACGCCGCTGAAGCCCAGTATCCGAAAGTCTCAGCCAAGGTTAAGAAGGCGCTCATAGACCTAATTTCGCAAGGAAAGGTGAAAAGAATATCCGGGGAGCAGTTAATGTATCTTTTCAGGAAAATCGGTTTACAAGTAAGGTTACCGACCAAAATTCGAATCGTTGAAAGCGGAGAGGTCAAGACATTGGAGGAGAAGCTGAAGGAGAATAGGCTTTAG
- a CDS encoding translation initiation factor IF-6, which translates to MPLAQMNILGSPNLGVYCYANDHVCLVPRGLSEKKMRRIEECLGVKTYQATVAGSILLGVFVAGNSNGILLPRIVEEDELKFIEEVCGINVKVLRGKWTAIGNIMVVNDKGGLIDPSAPQSLASEVSRTLEIPVEKGRISGLGYVGSLSVATSKGALTHPKIGFEEKVKLERILGVESEACTVNNGIPFPKSGVLANSNGAVVGSLTSGAEKAVIASVLQV; encoded by the coding sequence TTGCCGTTGGCTCAGATGAACATCCTGGGAAGCCCGAACCTAGGGGTTTACTGCTACGCCAACGATCATGTATGCCTTGTTCCAAGGGGTCTGAGCGAAAAAAAGATGAGGAGAATCGAAGAGTGTTTAGGAGTTAAAACTTATCAAGCTACGGTCGCAGGCTCCATTCTATTAGGGGTCTTCGTAGCCGGAAACTCTAACGGGATTCTTCTTCCTCGCATCGTTGAGGAAGACGAGCTAAAGTTCATCGAGGAGGTTTGTGGCATAAACGTGAAAGTTCTTCGCGGCAAATGGACGGCGATAGGAAACATCATGGTGGTGAACGATAAGGGAGGGTTAATCGACCCCAGCGCTCCCCAAAGCTTGGCGTCCGAGGTTTCAAGGACCCTGGAGATTCCGGTTGAAAAAGGCAGGATTAGCGGACTAGGCTACGTGGGGTCGCTGTCAGTCGCCACCTCCAAGGGGGCTTTAACGCATCCAAAAATCGGCTTCGAGGAAAAGGTAAAGCTGGAGAGAATCCTAGGAGTTGAATCCGAGGCCTGCACAGTCAACAATGGCATCCCATTCCCCAAGTCTGGCGTATTAGCCAACAGCAATGGCGCCGTGGTTGGAAGCCTAACCAGCGGGGCGGAGAAAGCCGTCATAGCTAGCGTCCTTCAAGTGTAA
- the hypB gene encoding hydrogenase nickel incorporation protein HypB, giving the protein MEVAALEDGGLESESIPVIAVKEDEALEIELSEDLLEENRRLAAEVRRILDKHEVFAVDVMGSIGSGKTSIIENLVQRLKNTLRVGMIAGDAASTIDARRVMKHGVPTVQVNTGRECHLDGNLVLKALDKLSLEGLDLLFIENVGNLICPADYPLGAHRRLVVISVTEGCDMVVKHPLIFREADVLAVNKMDLAHLMDVKVDKMGGEALMLNRRIKVVYTSAKTGEGINDLIDALEIPLKPREKLG; this is encoded by the coding sequence ATGGAGGTGGCGGCGTTGGAGGATGGTGGATTAGAAAGCGAATCCATACCTGTGATAGCGGTTAAGGAAGACGAGGCCTTGGAAATCGAGCTTTCGGAAGACTTGTTGGAGGAAAATAGAAGGCTAGCGGCTGAGGTTAGAAGAATACTGGACAAACATGAAGTTTTCGCCGTCGACGTAATGGGCTCAATCGGCTCTGGAAAAACCTCCATCATCGAGAATCTAGTTCAAAGGCTTAAAAACACGCTTAGGGTTGGAATGATCGCTGGAGACGCGGCCTCAACCATCGACGCCAGAAGGGTGATGAAACACGGCGTACCAACGGTTCAAGTTAACACGGGCAGAGAATGCCACCTAGACGGAAACCTAGTGTTGAAGGCCCTGGATAAACTGAGCCTAGAAGGCTTAGACTTGCTCTTCATAGAAAACGTAGGAAACCTCATATGCCCAGCCGACTACCCTCTGGGAGCTCACAGAAGGCTTGTGGTGATTAGCGTAACTGAAGGATGCGACATGGTGGTGAAGCATCCATTGATTTTCAGAGAGGCGGATGTCTTAGCCGTAAACAAAATGGACTTGGCGCATCTTATGGACGTGAAAGTGGACAAGATGGGTGGGGAGGCCCTCATGCTTAATCGAAGAATAAAGGTGGTTTACACCTCCGCTAAAACAGGTGAAGGGATAAACGACCTCATAGACGCGTTGGAAATCCCCCTTAAACCCCGGGAAAAATTAGGCTAA
- a CDS encoding transcription elongation factor Spt5 has product MIYAVRTTSGQERTVADMLASKVGVKRLPISAIFVPEVIKGYVFVEASAPHIVDEAISGLRHARGRTRGTVSIGSLEKFLITKPVIEELAEGDLVEVTGGPFKGLKAKITNVDRVKEEVTIELQEEGFAILPITVHADYVKPMEKAKSGGERHGREEVG; this is encoded by the coding sequence ATGATATACGCGGTTAGAACAACCAGTGGGCAGGAAAGGACCGTCGCAGACATGCTGGCATCTAAAGTAGGGGTTAAACGCTTGCCCATCTCGGCCATATTTGTCCCAGAGGTCATTAAGGGCTATGTTTTCGTGGAAGCGTCCGCCCCTCACATCGTTGATGAAGCCATATCGGGTTTGAGGCATGCTAGGGGTAGAACCCGTGGAACCGTATCCATAGGAAGCCTTGAGAAGTTTCTAATCACGAAGCCTGTCATCGAGGAGTTGGCTGAAGGAGACTTGGTGGAGGTGACCGGTGGCCCATTCAAGGGTTTAAAGGCTAAGATCACCAACGTGGACAGAGTTAAGGAGGAGGTTACCATAGAGCTGCAGGAAGAAGGCTTCGCCATCCTCCCCATCACGGTTCACGCGGACTACGTCAAGCCGATGGAGAAGGCGAAAAGTGGGGGTGAGCGACATGGGAGAGAAGAAGTCGGTTGA
- a CDS encoding D-aminoacyl-tRNA deacylase: MGYTSTLILAYEGDPAAVNIYDKLLEHLKPATNEIGSNLEGSVTLRLIDHDPALTNLRPRIRDIDRFKAVIIVSRHESRSGMRTLTVHAPGNLGEALLGGEPRKLAVADAQRMKTALMELKVAVAELNLDYEVTLEATHHGPTDLHKPVFFVEIGSSESQWTDEKAVEAAARAALRAATHPTPSQAAVGFGGGHYPEKHTKISLETDVAVGHVLPKYFFSSFDVEVVEQAFQKTYGSCQLAVVDRKGIKSNHKRTLLNLLRDRGIRVMEV, encoded by the coding sequence GTGGGCTACACGTCCACTCTAATCCTGGCTTACGAAGGAGACCCAGCGGCGGTGAACATTTATGACAAATTACTGGAACACCTCAAACCGGCCACCAACGAGATAGGGAGCAACCTGGAGGGGTCAGTCACGTTGAGGCTGATAGACCACGACCCAGCGTTAACGAATCTGAGGCCTCGGATTCGAGACATAGACCGTTTCAAAGCCGTCATCATTGTTTCAAGACATGAAAGCCGATCAGGGATGAGGACGCTGACCGTTCACGCCCCAGGCAACCTCGGTGAGGCCCTCCTCGGAGGAGAGCCGAGAAAGCTGGCCGTGGCCGACGCCCAGAGGATGAAGACGGCTTTGATGGAGTTAAAAGTGGCCGTCGCCGAGTTGAACCTAGACTACGAGGTAACCTTAGAGGCGACGCATCACGGGCCGACGGACCTTCATAAACCCGTATTCTTCGTGGAGATCGGCAGCTCTGAAAGCCAGTGGACGGATGAGAAAGCCGTAGAGGCGGCGGCTAGGGCGGCGCTTCGAGCGGCAACGCATCCCACACCCTCCCAAGCCGCTGTGGGGTTTGGGGGAGGACATTACCCTGAGAAGCATACCAAGATAAGCTTGGAAACAGACGTGGCCGTGGGACACGTGTTACCTAAGTATTTTTTCAGCTCCTTCGACGTGGAAGTCGTGGAGCAAGCCTTCCAGAAAACCTACGGCTCATGCCAACTAGCGGTAGTGGATAGGAAAGGGATAAAATCTAACCATAAAAGGACGCTGCTCAACCTATTGAGGGATAGGGGAATACGTGTAATGGAAGTTTAA